The Oncorhynchus tshawytscha isolate Ot180627B linkage group LG20, Otsh_v2.0, whole genome shotgun sequence genome has a window encoding:
- the spout1 gene encoding putative methyltransferase C9orf114 homolog — protein MTDSVASKKPKLSCSQGEDRVDWKKWKAERKEIKKQIKESKLIQQLDKQKQEEEEKTEAALQQSQRENRSGRSYTVSVALPGSVLDNAQSTELRTYLAGQIARACVVFCVDEIIVFDEQDEDVKTVEGEFNGVGKKGQACIQLARILQFLECPQYLRKSFFPMHKDLQYAGLLNPLDSPHHMRKDDECEYREGVVLDRPSKPGKGSLVNCGMWKEVQIDKQLQSGLRVTVHMNKIQNKDGRLHKGVVVAPHKPRTEGGLYWGYSVRLASSLSNVFTECPHKEGYDLTIGTSEKGSDVDKTSLSPFKHMLVVFGGLLGLEASVDADQNLEVTDPGVLFDLYLNTCPNQGSRTIRTEEAILISMSSLRQKITAAFPDKSNGS, from the exons ATGACGGACAGCGTTGCATCGAAAAAGCCCAAATTGTCCTGTTCTCAG GGCGAGGACAGAGTAGATTGGAAGAAATGGAAAGCGGAAC GAAAAGAGATCAAGAAGCAAATCAAAGAATCCAAGCTGATTCAACAACTTGACAAGCAgaagcaagaggaggaggagaagactgaGGCAGCACTGCAGCAGAGTCAGAGGGAAAACCGATCAG GACGGTCGTACACAGTGAGCGTGGCCTTGCCTGGTTCTGTCCTGGACAATGCCCAGTCTACAGAACTCCGCACATACCTGGCTGGACAGATAGCCAGAGCCTGCGTCGTGTTCTGTGTCGACGAGATCATCGTATTTGACGAACAAGATGAGGATGTCAA GACTGTTGAGGGAGAATTCAATGGTGTCGGCAAGAAGGGTCAAGCCTGCATTCAACTGGCTAGAATCCTCCAGTTCTTGGAATGCCCACA GTACCTGCGCAAATCATTCTTCCCAATGCATAAAGATTTACAGTATGCCG GCTTGCTCAACCCTCTGGACAGCCCTCACCACATGAGGAAGGATGATGAGTGTGAGTACCGGGAGGGGGTGGTCCTCGATCGGCCTAGCAAACCAGGAAAAGGCTCCTTGGTCAACTGTGGAATGTGGAAG GAGGTGCAGATAGATAAGCAGCTACAGTCTGGTCTCAGAGTCACTGTCCACATGAACAAGATCCAGAATAAAG aTGGTAGACTACACAAAGGGGTGGTGGTGGCGCCTCACAAGCCGCGAACAGAGGGAGGTCTGTACTGGGGCTACAGTGTTCGCCTGGCCTCAAGTCTAA GTAATGTGTTCACCGAGTGTCCACATAAAGAGGGCTATGATCTGACCATTGGAACATCTGAGAAAGGCAGTGATGTTGACAAAACTTCTCTTTCTCCATTCAA GCACATGTTGGTTGTGTTTGGTGGTCTGCTGGGCTTGGAGGCCAGTGTGGACGCTGATCAGAACCTGGAGGTGACGGACCCCGGTGTCCTATTTGACCTGTACCTCAACACCTGCCCCAATCAGGGCAGCAGAACCATCCGCACAGAG GAGGCCATCCTGATCTCCATGTCCAGCCTGAGGCAGAAAATCACAGCCGCATTTCCAGACAAGTCGAACGGTTCATAA